TCAATACCTGCATTGATGTCCGATCAGGCGAACAGCGAAACGTGCTCTTTCAGGACTGGCATCGCATGACGACCGTGAACAATCACCCGGAGACGTGGAGCTCAAAGCCTGCAGGGGCGGAATTTTGGCACCTCTGGACCGTGATCATTCCGAGGCGATCAATTGCCGGCCGCCTGGTGCGCGGGCGCGTGTGGCGCCGACATGACGGGCGTCGCTGGCGGTATAAAGAGTTTGTAGACAACCAGCAGGGTCGGGATGGCACCGGGTCCTAATAACGATCGGCGATTAGTTGGCCGGACGCGCATCGAGAAAGGCGCTCTGCTTTTCTTCAAGGGCCAACTCGGGGTCCGCGCCTGCGATGTCACCGATGTGACGAATCGTGGCGCAGGAATTCGAACGCACGATTTGTCCGTGCTGCCGACCAGCTTCGACCTGACCTTCGATAATTTTCGCGCCGTCCGAAAATGCCGCCTGATTTGGCGTGAAGGCGATTTCCTCGGCTTGGCTTTCGAGAGCTAGCGGCACACTGGACGCCTTGCTCGACCGATTGCGACCGCTATGCATGGCCCCGAAACCTTGCGGTGCAGTCATGACAATCGACACACCCTATGTTCCCGCGCGGTGCGGAGCCCCAGGATTAGCCAATCTACCCTCGGATTGATTTCCCCGAGGAGTTCTTTCAAGCGCTGGGACGGGCCCGCAAGGCCGCCAGGGGCGAAATAGAACGCCTTATCGGCTGGCTCGATTCCATGATTGACCAGGGGGAGGGGGTTGGATGGCTGGGCGACCCGGCAGAAGACGGCGGTGACTACGAGCCACGGGTTGGAAGCACCGAAGCCATGAAGCAAACGGCGTGGGGGCGGCCTTGAAGTGCGGCACGAGCGAGACAGCCCGCCGGCTCACGCCGGAGAAAGTCCGGTGTTGGTTTCTCCGGTTCGGGATCTTGGCGTGGGTATTGCTATGCACCGTCTATAGGCCGCCAAGTTTTCAAGGTGTGCCAAACTCGACCATTTGGACGTCACAATATGAAACACCAGCGCCATCTTGGGAGTGTCAACGCCGTGCGGGAGGCAACCCAAGTAACCATCTTGATTGCCGATCTCTCCCGGATCGTTGATCTCCTTAACGCAGATATTGCCGCCAGAGAACAGGAAGCCGGAGTCAGCGATCCTGCCCGCCCGGGATACCCCGCCCTTGCCAGAGAACTGAGAGCACGTCGGGACAATCTGCTGGAAACTATCGACGCGCTCCGGCGGCGGTCGGTTCAGCCAATCGAATTTGGTCATCGCATGTAGCCGCGCCAGAGGCGAAATGAGGAATTTGCCGTCGGCATTGACAGCCGGTCACAGGGGCGACACGCTACGTTTTTAGACTTCCTCAACGTTATATTATTTTAGGTATAAAATGATCATTCGGGAACATTTGGTTCGGTTACGAACCCATCGCAATAACGTTCAACGCTACCGCGGGCTGCTGGAAACCAGTCTTGCGGATTTTGAGCGCCGGTTCATCGAAAAGCGGCTTTCGGAAGAGCAGCTGGCGATCGAGAACTTGGCTGCCAGGATTGCAGCACCGCTGAATACTCAACCGCACCCGCACGGGGCCTGATCGAGCCAGCCTGATCTCGCCAGCCCGTCATAGCGGCTTCAGATGCTTCTCTGCATCGCAATTTCCAGCGGTTTTCCGATGGCATCTTCGCCGCGTTTTGTCTTCACAGGCCGATGACAAGACGGACCGCAGGAACAGATTCGCCAATACCAAAAACCAGATTCCTGCCGACCTTCTCGGGGTCAATGTAGGTGCCGAATAGGTGGTCCCAGATGGGGAAAAGTACAGCGAGATTATTGTTGTAGTGCTCTGGATTATCGCTGTGATGAATATGGTGATACCGTGGAGTTACGATTATCCACTCCAGCCATCGATTGCCCCACCAGGTGTTGAGATGCATGAAGTCATTTTCGAAGGTATTTTTCAGTAAGATGGCCCAGAAAATCCACCACGGAGAAAATTCGAGAAGCGCTCCGGCTGCGATATAGGGCAAGTTGGCCAACGTCATTTGGACGACGGAACCGCGCACGCCGGCCAGCCAGTACATGTAAGTTGGAGAGTGATGCCACTTGTGCGCCCGCCACAAATGGCGTGTGTGCAGCAGCCTATGCACCCAATAATGGCCTAGATCAGCCAACACGAGATAGAGCGCGATACGGATCGTCAGCGGCCACTCCAGCACCCAGTGCGGCAGCGTTGGCGGATGCATAATCCAACGGTCAATGAATTCTGCGGTCGGCACCACGCCAAAAGCGAAAACTAGCATGGCGAGGATGTCTTTTGGCAGAACCTTCCGGTACGGCACAAAGTGCGCCGGGTCCCGTTTCTCCAGCGCTGTCAGCAAGACCAGTCGGAACCCAAACAGGATCAGACTGACCAATACGACCTTCTTTGGAATGAAAGAAAGGGTTGCACTTTGCAGAAATTCGAACATCGGCGCCTCGAAAATTATCCAGCGGCATCAAAAAATTATCTAGCAAACATCAAAACCCTTCCTGGGCAGCGGGAAAGGAAAGGCTATCGTATCATGCCGCAGGGAGAACGAAAGCAATAGCGTGGCATTGGTTTTTGCTTTCGAGGTCCAGACCAGGCCCGTGCAGTCCCGGCGAGCCATTATCCAGTTCGGCGCCGGCCGAGGCGATGGACTATCTCGTCCCACGAACCATGGGCCGAACTGGCCGCGTAACCCTAACGGCTTTGCCGATCGAACGTGATTCACCCTGCGCCCGGCATAACATTGTCCGCGAGTTTAATCGCAGCCGAATGAGGGTCGAGGAGCAGGTCATGCCACACCAAGCGTCCTCCGCAACACCTTGACCGCGCGAACCAGCTCATGACGAAGCGGATGACGGATGAGCCATAGGCCGCAGCCCCACCCGACTGCCGAAAGAAACAGAGCGATCAACGCGCCTTTAATCGACAAATTGCCCGGCCCGCCCGCAACCAAAATCACGGCGATTGGGCCGAGGCCACTCAGGAATGAGAGGCCAGCACTCTTGCGGAGCGCCTTGATGAATTCGAACCAGCGGAACCCAAGGTGTCGGCGAACCAGTAGAACGGCCGCAAATGCGTTTAGCGGCACGGTTACAACCAGGCTCGATGCGACGGCGACCAGTCCGTATTGCGCCGCAAAGCCGACTGCCAAAGTGTTCAGTAGGGCCTGCGACGCAACCAGGCGAGGCAGGAACTTGACCGCGCCGACTGCCACGAGAACAGGGTACTGCAGGGCCCAGGGAAATGAGAAAGCCGCGGCAAGGCACAAGATCCGTACGAGC
This portion of the Bradyrhizobium sp. AZCC 2262 genome encodes:
- a CDS encoding sterol desaturase family protein, with product MFEFLQSATLSFIPKKVVLVSLILFGFRLVLLTALEKRDPAHFVPYRKVLPKDILAMLVFAFGVVPTAEFIDRWIMHPPTLPHWVLEWPLTIRIALYLVLADLGHYWVHRLLHTRHLWRAHKWHHSPTYMYWLAGVRGSVVQMTLANLPYIAAGALLEFSPWWIFWAILLKNTFENDFMHLNTWWGNRWLEWIIVTPRYHHIHHSDNPEHYNNNLAVLFPIWDHLFGTYIDPEKVGRNLVFGIGESVPAVRLVIGL